One window of the Clostridia bacterium genome contains the following:
- the priA gene encoding primosomal protein N' — protein MGKVFAEVALDLNTRQIDQPFTYEIPEALESQIERGTRVRVNFGHRIEEGWVVALSSQHDLPEPPKPILEVVAPAEELGSDRLELAMWLSRRYLCPVGLALRSLTRHSKGARTPGRTWDRALADCLPAGVGEVWPAHPPERLTAGQVQAINAILPSLGRRSFQVYLLFGVTGSGKTEVYLRAMEKAIGVGRDCLLMVPEIILTPQVIDSVYSRLGSRTILWHSGLTAKQRREAWQRVRDGSPCAVVGTRSAVFLPFRDLGLIAVDEEQEVAFKQESDPKYHVRDVAFRLGRQRGSTVILGSATPSVESFYWAERGYYRMVEMGERVKSNLPSVDIVDMRQEIRQGQAGLFSHKLLQELEACLHRGSQAILFLNKRGYYRSLVCQSCGYTLFCPRCSVPLTYHGATKTMNCHYCGYQAELAPHCPQCGSKPFLGRGAGTQRVEAELGRQFPGIRVLRLDTDAATSRKYRELLQQFSRGQADVLVGTQMVAKGLHLPNVSLVGIISADTLLTMPDFRSAERSFQLLTQVAGRAGRGDNLGKVVIQTFNPRHRAIQAAASQDYRRFYQEEIKFRKQGGYPPYSKLLRVLVTGKDEEQAKNLAVWLANKVRQRSEGAAKQIEVLGPAPAPIFRIRNRYRWQMLIKGSKVEDLVEAGQFLSRVAPPTKSGQRISLEVEPAGIML, from the coding sequence TTGGGCAAGGTTTTTGCCGAGGTAGCTTTAGATCTCAATACCCGCCAGATAGACCAGCCGTTTACTTATGAAATTCCCGAAGCCCTGGAATCCCAGATCGAACGGGGTACCAGAGTGCGGGTGAACTTTGGCCACCGGATCGAGGAAGGATGGGTGGTTGCCCTGTCGAGCCAGCATGATTTGCCGGAGCCACCCAAGCCCATCTTGGAGGTGGTTGCCCCGGCCGAGGAGCTAGGATCGGACCGGCTGGAACTGGCCATGTGGCTGAGCCGACGTTATCTTTGCCCGGTGGGACTGGCCCTGCGCTCTCTGACCAGGCACTCCAAGGGCGCTCGTACCCCTGGCCGCACCTGGGACCGGGCGTTGGCTGATTGCTTGCCGGCGGGAGTTGGGGAGGTTTGGCCGGCGCATCCACCCGAGCGCCTCACGGCTGGCCAAGTTCAGGCCATAAACGCCATCCTTCCTTCCTTAGGTAGGCGTTCCTTTCAGGTTTACCTTTTGTTTGGGGTTACCGGTAGCGGCAAGACGGAAGTATATCTACGGGCGATGGAAAAGGCCATTGGGGTTGGTCGCGACTGCCTGCTCATGGTTCCGGAGATTATTCTCACTCCCCAGGTCATCGATTCGGTCTATTCCCGGCTAGGATCAAGGACTATCCTTTGGCACAGCGGCCTGACCGCCAAACAACGGCGCGAAGCCTGGCAGCGGGTGCGGGACGGTTCCCCTTGCGCGGTGGTGGGGACTAGATCAGCGGTGTTCCTTCCCTTTCGGGATTTAGGGCTGATTGCCGTGGATGAGGAGCAGGAGGTAGCTTTCAAGCAAGAGAGCGATCCCAAATATCATGTTCGCGATGTGGCCTTTCGGCTGGGGCGCCAGCGGGGCAGTACGGTGATCCTGGGTAGCGCTACCCCTTCGGTGGAGAGCTTTTATTGGGCGGAGAGAGGCTACTACCGAATGGTAGAGATGGGGGAGCGAGTAAAGAGTAACCTACCCTCGGTGGACATCGTTGACATGCGCCAGGAGATTCGCCAAGGCCAGGCAGGGCTGTTTAGCCATAAACTTTTACAGGAGCTAGAGGCCTGCCTTCATCGTGGCTCGCAAGCTATTCTTTTCCTAAATAAGCGCGGGTACTACCGTTCTTTAGTGTGCCAAAGTTGCGGCTATACCCTGTTTTGTCCCCGGTGCTCGGTGCCATTAACTTACCATGGGGCCACCAAGACTATGAATTGCCATTATTGCGGCTACCAGGCGGAGCTGGCCCCTCATTGTCCCCAGTGTGGGTCGAAACCGTTCTTGGGTCGGGGAGCTGGCACCCAACGGGTGGAGGCGGAGCTTGGGCGTCAGTTTCCAGGTATTCGGGTTTTGCGACTGGACACCGATGCTGCTACCAGCCGGAAGTACCGGGAGCTCTTACAGCAATTTAGCCGGGGACAAGCTGATGTCTTGGTGGGAACCCAAATGGTGGCCAAGGGCCTTCACTTGCCAAATGTTAGCTTAGTGGGCATAATAAGTGCAGATACGTTGCTTACTATGCCTGACTTCCGCTCAGCGGAGCGAAGTTTTCAGTTGCTCACCCAGGTGGCTGGCCGAGCCGGGCGCGGCGATAACCTGGGCAAGGTCGTTATCCAGACCTTCAATCCTAGGCATCGGGCCATTCAGGCCGCGGCTAGCCAGGATTACCGTAGATTCTATCAGGAAGAAATCAAATTTCGTAAGCAGGGTGGCTATCCTCCTTATAGCAAACTGTTGCGAGTGTTGGTTACCGGAAAGGATGAGGAGCAGGCCAAGAACCTGGCCGTATGGTTGGCCAACAAGGTCAGGCAAAGGTCGGAAGGGGCGGCTAAGCAAATTGAAGTACTGGGCCCGGCACCAGCTCCTATCTTCCGCATTAGGAATAGATATAGGTGGCAGATGTTGATCAAGGGCTCAAAGGTAGAAGACTTGGTGGAGGCTGGACAGTTTTTATCCAGGGTTGCCCCGCCAACTAAAAGTGGCCAAAGAATTTCTTTGGAGGTGGAGCCGGCAGGAATCATGCTTTAG
- the def gene encoding peptide deformylase produces MAVYQILQVGDPLLRMKSAPVKKVSPNIIKLLENLKDTMYAANGVGLAAPQIGVLKRVVVVDVGEGLVELINPVIKKRQGRVMDVEGCLSIPGIQGEVPRAQLVEVEAWDRQGRAIKVQGEDFLARALQHEIDHLDGILFIDKAVRLTEVAPYNGDVGGSVGGAKS; encoded by the coding sequence GTGGCTGTATACCAAATCTTGCAGGTCGGCGATCCTTTATTGCGAATGAAGTCGGCGCCGGTCAAAAAGGTGAGCCCCAACATCATTAAACTATTGGAGAATTTAAAGGATACCATGTACGCAGCCAATGGGGTAGGGTTGGCGGCTCCCCAGATCGGGGTGCTCAAGCGGGTGGTAGTGGTAGATGTGGGGGAAGGTCTAGTAGAGCTCATCAATCCGGTCATTAAGAAGCGCCAGGGCCGGGTAATGGATGTTGAAGGGTGCTTAAGTATCCCTGGTATCCAAGGGGAAGTTCCGCGGGCCCAGTTGGTGGAAGTGGAAGCCTGGGATCGCCAGGGGCGTGCCATCAAGGTGCAGGGCGAGGATTTCTTGGCCCGAGCTCTCCAGCATGAGATTGATCACCTGGATGGGATTCTGTTTATCGATAAGGCTGTCCGCTTAACCGAGGTAGCCCCTTACAACGGCGATGTGGGCGGAAGCGTTGGTGGGGCCAAATCATGA
- a CDS encoding methionyl-tRNA formyltransferase, with amino-acid sequence MKIVFMGTPNFALPCLEVVARHHQLVGVVTQPDRKKGRGGKISAPPVKVRAQELGVPISQPARIKDPDALAVLKAWSPEIIVVVAYGEILPSSVLKLPPRGCINLHASLLPQYRGAAPIPRAIMDGQRVTGVTTMYMDEGMDTGDIILQQEVPIGEDMTAGELSLKLAQVGAGLLEKTLALIEQGRASAIPQDHSRASYAPMLRSEDEIIDWSKPAPAIVNLVRALNPDPGARSRFRDKVLKVWKAKALDWTETEGESMAALPSEVAPGTIIQLRKGEGPVVACGHGGAILIQELQLEGKSAISGGQFLNGYRPTEAEKLG; translated from the coding sequence ATGAAGATAGTTTTCATGGGAACTCCTAATTTTGCTCTGCCTTGCCTGGAGGTGGTGGCTCGCCATCACCAGTTGGTGGGAGTTGTTACCCAGCCAGACCGAAAGAAAGGCCGAGGCGGCAAAATTTCTGCGCCTCCAGTCAAGGTGCGGGCTCAGGAGCTAGGGGTTCCTATATCGCAGCCGGCTCGAATCAAGGATCCTGACGCTTTGGCAGTGCTAAAAGCCTGGTCACCAGAAATAATAGTAGTGGTGGCCTATGGAGAAATCCTTCCCTCCTCGGTGCTTAAGTTACCGCCTCGGGGCTGCATTAACCTACACGCTTCCTTACTGCCTCAGTACCGGGGGGCGGCCCCTATCCCCAGGGCCATCATGGATGGACAAAGGGTTACTGGAGTTACCACCATGTATATGGATGAAGGGATGGACACCGGGGATATAATCCTCCAGCAAGAAGTTCCCATTGGCGAGGACATGACAGCCGGGGAACTTAGCCTGAAGCTGGCCCAGGTAGGGGCGGGGCTGCTAGAGAAGACGCTGGCGCTGATCGAGCAAGGGAGAGCTAGTGCCATTCCCCAGGATCATAGCCGGGCTTCCTATGCGCCCATGCTACGGTCAGAAGATGAGATAATCGATTGGTCAAAGCCTGCCCCTGCCATTGTCAACCTGGTTCGGGCCTTAAATCCCGATCCAGGGGCGCGCAGCCGTTTTCGAGATAAGGTGTTGAAGGTATGGAAAGCTAAGGCCCTGGACTGGACCGAGACCGAGGGCGAGTCCATGGCCGCCCTGCCGTCGGAAGTGGCTCCAGGCACCATCATCCAGCTCCGCAAGGGTGAAGGCCCAGTAGTGGCCTGCGGCCACGGCGGTGCCATCTTGATCCAAGAGCTGCAGCTGGAAGGTAAGTCAGCCATCAGTGGCGGCCAGTTTTTAAATGGTTATCGGCCAACCGAGGCGGAAAAGCTAGGATGA
- a CDS encoding zinc metallopeptidase — translation MPFFFDPTFVILIPAILLSIYAQMRVQSTYSKYSGVVSSSRLSGAAVARQILAQRGLTDVRVEMTQGTLSDHYDPRARVLRLSPGVYNGNSLAALGVAAHETGHALQHDEGYVPLQLRASFMPLASIGSMAAFPLLLIGILMANQTLAMIGVYAFALVVLFYLVTLPVEYNASSRALAMLADGGYLTRSEIEPTKQVLNAAALTYVAAALTAVLNLVRLLLIAGMAGGRDE, via the coding sequence TTGCCGTTCTTCTTTGATCCTACGTTTGTAATCTTGATTCCGGCTATCCTGCTGAGCATTTATGCCCAGATGCGGGTACAATCTACTTACAGTAAATATTCTGGTGTGGTTTCTTCCAGTCGGCTCAGCGGTGCGGCTGTAGCCAGGCAGATTCTGGCCCAGCGGGGGCTGACTGATGTACGGGTGGAAATGACCCAGGGCACGCTTTCGGATCACTATGATCCCCGGGCCCGGGTGCTGCGCCTGTCTCCTGGGGTGTATAATGGCAATTCCTTGGCTGCTTTGGGGGTGGCGGCCCATGAAACCGGGCATGCCCTGCAGCATGATGAAGGTTATGTTCCTCTCCAACTCCGAGCTTCTTTCATGCCCTTAGCCTCAATTGGTTCCATGGCTGCCTTTCCCTTGCTCCTGATCGGTATTCTTATGGCCAACCAGACCTTGGCCATGATCGGCGTTTACGCCTTTGCCCTGGTGGTGCTGTTTTACTTGGTAACCCTTCCGGTGGAGTACAACGCTAGCAGCCGGGCTTTAGCCATGCTGGCGGATGGTGGTTACCTGACCCGCAGCGAAATTGAACCTACCAAGCAAGTTTTAAATGCGGCTGCTCTCACTTATGTAGCTGCAGCCTTGACGGCAGTGCTGAATTTGGTTCGGTTACTTCTGATTGCTGGTATGGCGGGAGGTAGGGACGAATAA
- the rsmB gene encoding 16S rRNA (cytosine(967)-C(5))-methyltransferase RsmB encodes MSAPSLSGREAALRILYRVNEEGAYANLALNEVFRGAHISARDHRLATELAYGAIKNGLVIDRLLGQAVDRPLEKLPGWIRNILRLGTYQLLFMERVPESAAVNESVDLAKKYGHRGTAGLVNAVLRRIARGEIKLTLPDPASHPEAYLSIKYSHPRWLIRRWLERFGFEATELICQWDNQPVTTWVRVNPLKSSLEEVEEKLLQTGIKVSQGVVPGALLPYLGSGTGEDGSNRNGGLAELVRQGLVTVQDQGAMLAGHVLAPHPGAVVFDICAGVGTKATQFAEIMGDQGRIIAIDLYWHKLELLQRDCHRLGIRSIESKAADARYLTSAELGTADYVFVDAPCSGLGVLRKRPDLRWRREEEDISRLADLQVEILFGCAQLVKPGGTLVYSTCTTEPEENWGVVQRFLGKRKDFVLVPIKGLDFLSGILNDADWENCKRGFIQLLPHKHDFDGYFFARLRRGN; translated from the coding sequence ATAAGTGCTCCTAGCCTGAGCGGTCGCGAGGCCGCTTTACGCATCCTTTACCGGGTCAATGAGGAAGGAGCATATGCCAATTTGGCCCTCAACGAGGTCTTTAGAGGCGCGCATATTAGCGCAAGGGATCATAGGCTGGCTACTGAGCTAGCCTATGGTGCTATTAAGAACGGTTTGGTCATTGATCGGTTATTGGGTCAAGCGGTTGACCGGCCATTGGAAAAGCTCCCAGGTTGGATTCGCAATATCCTGCGGCTAGGAACCTACCAGCTGCTGTTTATGGAGCGCGTTCCCGAGAGTGCGGCAGTAAATGAAAGTGTGGACTTGGCCAAGAAATATGGGCATAGAGGTACAGCCGGCCTAGTCAATGCGGTGCTTCGCCGAATTGCCCGAGGCGAGATTAAGCTTACGCTTCCCGACCCGGCTAGCCACCCGGAGGCATACCTTAGCATTAAATACTCCCACCCAAGGTGGCTGATCCGGCGTTGGCTAGAGCGTTTTGGGTTTGAGGCAACGGAGCTGATCTGCCAATGGGATAACCAGCCGGTGACCACCTGGGTTCGGGTGAACCCCCTCAAATCGAGCCTAGAGGAAGTAGAGGAGAAGCTTTTGCAAACAGGCATCAAGGTCAGCCAGGGAGTGGTACCGGGAGCCCTCTTGCCCTACCTCGGTTCGGGTACTGGCGAAGATGGTAGCAACCGCAACGGCGGGTTGGCTGAACTGGTGCGGCAGGGGCTGGTTACGGTCCAGGACCAGGGGGCGATGCTAGCCGGGCATGTATTGGCCCCCCATCCCGGCGCGGTAGTGTTCGATATTTGTGCGGGCGTCGGGACCAAGGCGACCCAATTTGCGGAAATCATGGGGGACCAGGGGAGAATAATAGCCATAGATCTCTATTGGCATAAGTTGGAGCTATTGCAAAGGGATTGTCATCGCTTGGGCATCAGAAGCATCGAAAGCAAAGCTGCCGATGCCCGCTACCTGACCTCGGCCGAGTTGGGAACAGCCGACTATGTTTTTGTGGATGCCCCTTGCTCGGGGTTAGGGGTCTTGCGCAAACGCCCTGACCTGCGGTGGCGTCGAGAGGAAGAGGACATCTCCCGCTTGGCGGACCTGCAGGTGGAAATCCTATTTGGCTGCGCCCAATTGGTCAAGCCGGGGGGCACTTTGGTCTATTCTACCTGTACTACTGAGCCGGAGGAAAACTGGGGTGTAGTCCAACGTTTCTTGGGCAAAAGAAAGGATTTTGTCCTGGTGCCGATTAAGGGCCTGGATTTTTTGAGCGGCATCCTAAATGATGCGGACTGGGAAAACTGTAAACGAGGCTTTATACAGCTTTTGCCCCATAAGCACGATTTCGATGGTTATTTTTTTGCTCGGTTGAGGCGGGGGAACTAG
- the rlmN gene encoding 23S rRNA (adenine(2503)-C(2))-methyltransferase RlmN has product MVQDLRSLDFSEYVDWVTRLGQPKYRAAQIFRWVHREGVADFQRMTDLPLELRQRLVAEASISAPKIRKLLQSDAGQTTKLLLELDDHQCIETVLMQYQRSTTRDRITVCASTQVGCSMGCRFCATGAGGLVRNLTSGEIVGQIYTCNHLLARQKGSKKVTNVVFMGMGEPLMNYRATVKAMRLLSDPRGLHISPRRITVSTCGIVPGIKKLAQEGLPITLAISLHAPEDSLRDFLVPINQRYSLRQLMEACRYYVEMTNRRITFEYTLIRGLNDGPEMAFKLAELVKGLLANVNLIPVNATESDGLLAPEPVQVNRFAETLARLGVNVTIRESRGGAIAAACGQLRATSCCH; this is encoded by the coding sequence ATGGTTCAGGATCTTCGCTCCCTAGACTTCTCGGAATATGTGGACTGGGTGACCAGACTTGGACAGCCGAAATACCGTGCGGCTCAGATCTTTCGCTGGGTCCACCGAGAAGGGGTAGCTGATTTCCAAAGGATGACTGATCTCCCCCTGGAGCTGCGCCAGAGGTTGGTGGCCGAGGCAAGCATATCTGCTCCCAAGATTAGAAAGTTACTGCAAAGCGACGCCGGGCAGACCACCAAGCTTTTGCTGGAACTAGATGACCACCAGTGCATCGAGACGGTTCTGATGCAATACCAGCGCTCCACCACCAGGGACCGGATCACGGTGTGCGCCTCTACCCAGGTGGGCTGTTCCATGGGGTGCCGATTCTGCGCCACCGGGGCGGGTGGGCTGGTGCGCAACCTGACTAGCGGCGAAATCGTGGGGCAGATCTATACTTGCAACCACCTATTAGCCAGGCAAAAAGGGAGCAAGAAGGTCACCAATGTGGTATTCATGGGCATGGGCGAGCCGCTAATGAACTACCGAGCCACGGTAAAGGCGATGCGCCTTCTTTCCGACCCTCGGGGCCTGCACATCAGTCCCAGGCGGATTACCGTTTCCACTTGCGGGATAGTCCCGGGGATAAAGAAGTTGGCCCAAGAAGGGCTGCCCATCACCTTGGCCATATCTCTACATGCTCCCGAGGATAGCCTAAGAGACTTTTTGGTTCCAATTAATCAACGCTACAGTTTGCGCCAGTTGATGGAGGCTTGCCGCTATTATGTAGAGATGACTAACCGCCGCATTACTTTCGAGTATACTTTAATCCGAGGGCTAAACGATGGCCCCGAGATGGCTTTCAAGCTAGCGGAGCTGGTTAAGGGGCTTTTAGCCAATGTCAACCTTATTCCTGTCAATGCTACGGAAAGCGATGGTTTGCTTGCGCCTGAGCCGGTGCAGGTAAATCGCTTTGCCGAGACCTTGGCTCGGCTAGGGGTCAACGTCACCATTCGCGAAAGCAGGGGAGGTGCCATTGCAGCAGCTTGCGGGCAGCTCCGGGCCACCAGCTGCTGTCACTAG
- a CDS encoding DUF3662 domain-containing protein: MQRAGEGFWARLAKTLFGNSRKGGLTPSDIAWDLWRCFERQRVRGIQKDYGPNYFLIYVNPSDWEALSGFKHALTRELAAYVENMASEGRVSLVGPVTVELESDPAVRPGATRIHSHLEEVNPIEEELPWELVVISGPCSGLSFRLRDDHITVGRARLCEVFLDDDQISPLHCRMNRVSDSYVVIDLDTASGTWVNEERIQKRRLDPGDKLRLGNTVAEIRCV; this comes from the coding sequence ATGCAGAGGGCGGGTGAGGGTTTTTGGGCCCGTTTGGCCAAGACTTTATTTGGAAATAGTAGAAAAGGAGGGCTTACTCCCTCCGATATTGCCTGGGACCTTTGGCGCTGTTTTGAGCGGCAGCGGGTAAGGGGTATCCAGAAAGATTACGGGCCCAATTACTTTTTGATCTATGTGAACCCTTCCGATTGGGAGGCATTGAGCGGGTTTAAGCATGCCTTGACCAGAGAATTGGCCGCCTACGTGGAGAATATGGCGTCCGAGGGCAGGGTCAGCTTGGTGGGACCAGTCACGGTGGAATTAGAGAGCGATCCAGCGGTACGCCCGGGGGCGACCCGCATTCACAGCCATTTAGAAGAGGTGAACCCGATTGAGGAAGAGCTACCTTGGGAACTGGTGGTCATCAGCGGGCCTTGCTCGGGCCTATCGTTTCGGTTGCGGGATGACCACATTACTGTAGGGCGAGCTCGCCTGTGCGAGGTTTTCCTTGATGATGATCAGATTAGTCCCTTGCATTGCCGCATGAATCGGGTTTCTGACTCTTATGTGGTTATAGATCTGGATACGGCTTCAGGGACCTGGGTCAATGAAGAACGGATACAAAAAAGGAGGCTAGACCCAGGCGACAAGCTTAGATTGGGCAACACGGTGGCAGAGATCCGATGCGTATGA
- a CDS encoding FHA domain-containing protein has protein sequence MVSLIIEGLRFALLLILYWFLYRVARAIYLDIRTARPTETRAGQGWSLVVIDGPGWVKGQQFELTQPTIRVGRAPDNDIVINDPLVSRTHLSIVQGSRGFLLRDYNSKNGTWVNGHRVMESQWLGEGDVIKLGSTVLQLSGGRHETRSRVPHRVGAAD, from the coding sequence ATGGTTAGCTTAATAATTGAAGGGCTCCGGTTTGCCCTCTTGCTCATTCTATATTGGTTTCTCTACCGGGTGGCTAGGGCCATTTATCTCGATATCCGGACGGCGCGACCTACGGAGACAAGGGCTGGACAAGGCTGGAGCCTGGTGGTCATCGATGGTCCTGGCTGGGTCAAAGGCCAACAGTTTGAGCTCACTCAGCCAACTATCAGGGTTGGCAGGGCTCCTGATAATGATATAGTAATTAACGATCCGTTGGTATCACGTACCCATTTGAGCATAGTGCAAGGGTCCCGAGGGTTTTTGTTGCGGGATTATAACAGCAAAAATGGGACCTGGGTAAACGGGCATCGGGTGATGGAGAGCCAGTGGTTAGGGGAAGGCGACGTCATAAAACTGGGCAGTACAGTTTTGCAGCTTTCGGGAGGGCGTCATGAAACTAGAAGCAGGGTCCCACACCGGGTTGGTGCGGCCGATTAA
- a CDS encoding serine/threonine-protein phosphatase, which yields MKLEAGSHTGLVRPINEDAFFISEENGIFGVADGLGGHQAGEIASWLALKTAAETLMAPEVTGDPGERLHLAFAKANQALLNRGRTVASCEGMGTTLTLAWEVGATLYIGHIGDSRAYLYREKALTLLTRDHSVSGELARSGVISQEEAREHPQRHILTRALGQAAGTIEEDVFTVGLREGDYIILCTDGLTSVFSDEEIAMNLETGTLREKIDRLIEGTLERGAPDNVTVIIGFWG from the coding sequence ATGAAACTAGAAGCAGGGTCCCACACCGGGTTGGTGCGGCCGATTAACGAGGATGCATTTTTTATCTCGGAGGAGAATGGCATCTTTGGGGTGGCTGATGGCTTGGGTGGTCACCAAGCTGGAGAAATAGCTAGCTGGCTGGCGTTGAAGACGGCTGCGGAGACGCTGATGGCTCCGGAGGTGACTGGGGATCCGGGGGAGAGGCTGCATTTGGCCTTTGCTAAGGCCAACCAAGCGCTCTTGAACCGGGGTCGAACGGTTGCTTCCTGTGAAGGCATGGGCACCACTTTGACCTTGGCCTGGGAGGTTGGAGCTACCCTTTACATTGGCCATATCGGCGACAGCCGCGCCTACCTGTACCGGGAGAAAGCGTTGACCCTGCTGACCAGGGATCATTCAGTATCGGGCGAGCTGGCAAGAAGCGGCGTAATTAGCCAAGAAGAAGCTCGCGAGCACCCCCAACGCCACATTCTTACCCGGGCCTTAGGACAGGCGGCAGGGACGATAGAGGAGGATGTGTTCACGGTTGGCTTGCGGGAGGGCGATTACATAATCCTCTGCACCGATGGCTTAACTTCGGTCTTCTCCGATGAGGAAATTGCCATGAACCTGGAGACGGGCACCCTGAGGGAGAAGATAGACCGGTTGATAGAGGGTACCTTGGAGCGGGGAGCTCCTGACAACGTAACCGTGATCATTGGATTCTGGGGGTAA
- a CDS encoding FtsW/RodA/SpoVE family cell cycle protein, with translation MAERETGSIVSVSRKIERELLFYDAVLLVAGSTMFTLTSLPRWDYTLWAGAGILIAMWFLIHLSLPAEHDPYLFPIANCLAVIGLLFLYGINPAVAYRHWQWIVVGLSVASLMIGLVQYRRIWFNLKWVWAALSIFLLVVTLVWGIKSGGATSWLRLGVVRFQPSELAKVFMVLFTASYFTGRQNQRGLLPLWATWGVFLALLAAQKDLGMALVFFGGFVTMNYIATQRLRVVAASFIVLALGVLIAYHTFDHFRLRVLSWLNLWDYATSLGYQVVQGLIAMASGGMLGVGLGLGTPQVIPAVTTDYLFAAVGEEWGLFGAVGVIILYALLVWRGYRVSLRGAGDAEVLCSCGLTSLLGFQVLIVLAGVCSLLPLTGLPLPFLSYGGTSMVVSYTILGLIVGLSSIGDSYAYGASMVGVGGEH, from the coding sequence TTGGCAGAGAGGGAGACGGGTAGTATAGTGAGCGTAAGCCGCAAAATTGAACGAGAACTGCTCTTTTATGATGCGGTACTGCTCGTGGCCGGCAGCACCATGTTCACTTTGACTTCGTTGCCCCGCTGGGATTATACGCTCTGGGCTGGGGCTGGCATTCTCATCGCCATGTGGTTCTTAATTCACTTGAGCTTGCCAGCAGAGCATGACCCCTATCTTTTCCCCATTGCCAACTGCCTTGCGGTGATAGGCCTGCTTTTCTTATATGGGATTAACCCCGCGGTAGCTTACCGACATTGGCAGTGGATAGTAGTAGGGTTGAGCGTAGCCAGTCTCATGATTGGGTTGGTTCAGTACCGGAGGATTTGGTTTAATCTTAAGTGGGTTTGGGCCGCCCTAAGCATTTTCTTGCTGGTAGTTACCCTGGTATGGGGCATCAAATCAGGAGGGGCCACTAGCTGGCTAAGGTTGGGCGTAGTCCGCTTTCAACCGTCAGAACTGGCCAAGGTTTTTATGGTGCTCTTTACCGCTTCTTATTTCACCGGCCGCCAAAACCAGCGCGGGCTGTTGCCTTTGTGGGCCACCTGGGGCGTCTTTCTGGCTTTGTTGGCGGCCCAAAAGGATCTGGGAATGGCCCTAGTCTTTTTCGGTGGGTTTGTGACTATGAATTATATAGCTACCCAGCGCCTACGAGTGGTGGCAGCAAGCTTTATAGTTTTAGCTTTAGGTGTTTTAATTGCCTACCACACCTTTGACCATTTCCGGTTGCGGGTACTATCCTGGCTAAATCTCTGGGACTATGCTACTTCCCTGGGCTATCAAGTGGTCCAAGGCCTGATAGCTATGGCCTCGGGGGGTATGTTGGGGGTGGGGTTAGGACTGGGTACGCCCCAAGTGATCCCGGCTGTAACTACCGATTATCTGTTTGCCGCCGTGGGTGAGGAGTGGGGTTTGTTTGGGGCTGTGGGCGTAATCATTCTCTATGCTTTGCTGGTCTGGCGGGGGTACCGGGTGAGCCTGCGGGGAGCAGGGGACGCTGAGGTGCTGTGCTCCTGTGGCTTGACCAGCCTACTGGGGTTTCAAGTATTGATAGTGCTGGCCGGCGTCTGTTCACTGTTGCCCCTGACTGGCCTTCCCTTACCATTTCTTAGCTATGGTGGCACCTCGATGGTGGTGAGCTATACCATCCTGGGGCTGATAGTAGGGCTTAGTAGCATTGGTGATAGCTACGCGTACGGTGCCAGCATGGTTGGGGTTGGTGGTGAGCATTAG